One segment of Salvia splendens isolate huo1 chromosome 20, SspV2, whole genome shotgun sequence DNA contains the following:
- the LOC121780922 gene encoding phospholipase A2-alpha-like isoform X2, with protein sequence MAISYPQLLIFFIFSFYIVQLHALNIGLQANLKQCSKTCESMFCEAPPFLRYGKYCGLLYTGCPGEQPCDRLDTCCMHHDQCISNMGNDYLSQQCNKEFLKCVDSFKKSRAPTFKGNTCEIGDVIQAINNAMKAAIVAGRIFGKP encoded by the exons ATGGCTATTTCATACCCTCAATTACTAATTTTCTTCATCTTTTCTTTCTACATTGTTCAACTTCACGCTCTCAACATCGGCCTGCAAGCAAAT TTGAAGCAGTGTAGTAAAACGTGTGAATCAATGTTCTGTGAAG cTCCTCCATTTTTGCGATATGGGAAATATTGTGGGCTATTATACACTGGATGCCCCGGAGAGCAGCCGTGTGATCGCTTAGACACTTGCTGTATGCATCATGATCAGTGCATATCAAATATGGGAA ACGATTACTTGAGCCAGCAATGCAATAAAGAATTCTTAAAATGTGTGGATTCATTCAAGAAGTCAAGGGCACCCACATTCAAAGGCAACACCTGTGAAATTGGTGATGTTATCCAAGCAATTAACAATGCCATGAAAGCTGCTATCGTTGCAGGAAGAATTTTTGGTAAACCTTAA
- the LOC121781475 gene encoding uncharacterized protein LOC121781475, whose product MREIQEAQKEQRTTLEMLTKQLSQVAMSLGELRGNEGKIPATVQPPGRENISEVSLRSGKVYQSPIAPVMSPASMSGPSREEEGESSGVDKAKGSDKGKAKVGGESSEGSQGEEAEKVKSYPYRGMVTRRRDATIDVVNMFKDGEVKVPLLTALKMPPISKFIKDYLAGKVNEEGRMITDENVSALIKRSDLPSKKTDPGMFTLPIFIGDIQVEHTMCDLGASINVLPYSIYRKLGAAKLVDTDIMI is encoded by the coding sequence ATGCGGGAAATCCaagaggctcagaaggagcagCGGACGACTTTGGAAATGCTGACGAAGCAACTGTCTCAAGTTGCGATGTCACTGGGAGAGCTAAGGGGCAATGAAGGAAAGATCCCAGCCACTGTGCAGCCACCTGGTCGTGAAAACATCAGCGAAGTGTCCCTAAGATCAGGGAAAGTCTACCAAAGCCCTATCGCACCTGTGATGTCCCCAGCATCAATGTCTGGACCAAGCCGTgaagaggaaggagaatccagtGGGGTGGATAAAGCAAAAGGGAGTGACAAAGGCAAAGCGAAAGTGGGAGGTGAATCCTCAGAAGGAAGTCAGGGAGAAGAAGCAGAGAAAGTTAAGTCATATCCATACCGAGGAATGGTGACTAGGAGAAGAGATGCCACAATTGACGTGGTGAATATGTTCAAGGATGGGGAGGTCAAGGTGCCGCTCTTGACGGCCTTGAAGATGCCCCCGATTAGCAAATTTATCAAAGATTATTTGGCGGGGAAGGTCAATGAGGAGGGCAGAATGATTACAGATGAGAATGTCTCCGCCTTGATCAAGAGAAGCGACCTCCCCTCTAAGAAGACCGATCCAGGGATGTTCACACTCCCTATTTTCATCGGAGATATCCAGGTGGAGCACACGATGTGCGATCTCGGGGCATCGATCAACGTTCTTCCATACTCCATCTATAGGAAGCTGGGAGCGGCCAAGCTCGTCGACACTGACATCATGATCTAA
- the LOC121780922 gene encoding phospholipase A2-alpha-like isoform X1 produces the protein MAISYPQLLIFFIFSFYIVQLHALNIGLQANVGLGLLKQCSKTCESMFCEAPPFLRYGKYCGLLYTGCPGEQPCDRLDTCCMHHDQCISNMGNDYLSQQCNKEFLKCVDSFKKSRAPTFKGNTCEIGDVIQAINNAMKAAIVAGRIFGKP, from the exons ATGGCTATTTCATACCCTCAATTACTAATTTTCTTCATCTTTTCTTTCTACATTGTTCAACTTCACGCTCTCAACATCGGCCTGCAAGCAAATGTAGGTCTCGGCTTG TTGAAGCAGTGTAGTAAAACGTGTGAATCAATGTTCTGTGAAG cTCCTCCATTTTTGCGATATGGGAAATATTGTGGGCTATTATACACTGGATGCCCCGGAGAGCAGCCGTGTGATCGCTTAGACACTTGCTGTATGCATCATGATCAGTGCATATCAAATATGGGAA ACGATTACTTGAGCCAGCAATGCAATAAAGAATTCTTAAAATGTGTGGATTCATTCAAGAAGTCAAGGGCACCCACATTCAAAGGCAACACCTGTGAAATTGGTGATGTTATCCAAGCAATTAACAATGCCATGAAAGCTGCTATCGTTGCAGGAAGAATTTTTGGTAAACCTTAA